AAGAAGCTCTCGGATGCTGGAGAATATAGCTCGTAAACATGGCATTTATATTGTCGCCTCATTGGTGGAGAAGGAAGAAAACGATCTCTTTAATACTGCAATATTAGTGGGACCTGACGGTTTTGTAGGCAAATATCGCAAGCTTCATCCCTGCGAAGATGAAGTCTATTGGGTTGAACCGGGAAATCTCGGTCTGCCAGTGTTTCATACACGTATAGGTCGCATTGGTGTAATTATTTGTCTTGATGCATATTACCCAGAGACGTTTCGCATACTTGCATTGCAGGGCGCAGACATTGTCTGTGTCCCATCCAACTGGAGTGACGTCAAGGAAACACGCGCTTTACCGGATCCTTATTGGACAATGGCTCCTGTACTGTGCATGGCGAATGCTCTCTCCAACCACATCATTGTTGCTGGCACGAACCGCGTGGGACAAACAGGAAAGATGAAATTCCCCGGACAGAGTATTATTGTCGGACCATGGGGAAATCCAATTGCGGGGCCCGGGCTCATGAAAGAAGGAGTTATCTACGCTGACGTTGATCTGTGTGACAGTAGGCGCAAATATTTCCATCCGACAAACAGCCGTCTCGCGAACCGTCGGATTGACGTGTACAGTTATGACCTAGGTTATCGTCCTGAAAAATATATGTAGCGGAAGCATCGTTGATTAACAAAATATTATTCAAGGAGACCTCGAATAACTCTTTTTATCGGACGGCATAAAGCATTCATCAGTTTTATGACACATGCTATTTGGCTCAGTTATTCTTCCCACTTCTGGAACCCCTTGCCCAGCACTTCCGAGGCGACGGAAAGGCGCAGGAAGGCGTTGGGGTCGTGTTCTTTGAGGAACAGCTTGAGCAGGATCTCCTGGCGCGGGGCGAGCAGGGTGATCAGCACGTGACGGGGGGCGGCGTTGAAGCCGCCGCGGGCGTCGAAGATCGTCACGCCGCGGTGCAGCGTGTAGACGATGTAGTTGCGCACCAGTTCCGCTTCGCTGGTGATGATCATGGCTTCCTTGCGCGAGGAAAAGGCCCGCAGGTCGCCGTTCATGACCAGCGACGTGATGTAGGACAGCAGCAGTCCGTAGACGACGTTCTCGACCGAGACGACCCAGAAGAACAGCAGTATCACGGCGAAGTTCAGCAGCATCGAAATGTTGCCTAGCTCCACGCCCGTTTTGCGCCGTACCGCGACGCACACGATGTCGATGCCGCCGGTGGAGCCTCCGCCTGAAAACACCGTCGCCAGCGCAATGCCGTGCAGCACGGCCGCGACGACGACCAGCAGCATACGGTCGGCGATGACCGGCGCGGGGAAACGCGCAAAAAATTCCATGCCCAGCGACATCAGAACGGTAGAGTAGAGCGTCCAGTAGAAGAAGCGCTTGGGGAGCATCTTGTAAGCGAAAAGGAAAAGCGCGAAGTTGAACACGGCGTTGCTGAGCCCCAGCGGAATGTCACTGAGGTAGTTGAGGAACAGGCAAACGCCCATGACGCCCGTGTTGGGCAGCATTGCCGGTTTGATGAAGAAAACGGTGCCGACGCAGTAGAGCAGGGTGCCGACAGTGGTGACGAAAAAAGTCCGCAGTTCCTCTTTCAGCGCTTCGGGGGTGACGCGCAGACGCGCTGCGATGTTTTCAAGCATGGATCGATCCGCTCCTTATCATGATGTTCATTTTGCCGCGATCTCGCTTATCATACCTGATAAAACCTTAAAAGAGAATTCCCAGCGTCGGAAAGT
This is a stretch of genomic DNA from Pyramidobacter piscolens W5455. It encodes these proteins:
- a CDS encoding nitrilase-related carbon-nitrogen hydrolase, yielding MNGQSPARIACVQMDVVQGNVGQNLDTAQRMIEQACQNGANLLVLPEMYNTGCVFDRRSDVFALAEAVPNGRSSRMLENIARKHGIYIVASLVEKEENDLFNTAILVGPDGFVGKYRKLHPCEDEVYWVEPGNLGLPVFHTRIGRIGVIICLDAYYPETFRILALQGADIVCVPSNWSDVKETRALPDPYWTMAPVLCMANALSNHIIVAGTNRVGQTGKMKFPGQSIIVGPWGNPIAGPGLMKEGVIYADVDLCDSRRKYFHPTNSRLANRRIDVYSYDLGYRPEKYM
- a CDS encoding YitT family protein; this encodes MLENIAARLRVTPEALKEELRTFFVTTVGTLLYCVGTVFFIKPAMLPNTGVMGVCLFLNYLSDIPLGLSNAVFNFALFLFAYKMLPKRFFYWTLYSTVLMSLGMEFFARFPAPVIADRMLLVVVAAVLHGIALATVFSGGGSTGGIDIVCVAVRRKTGVELGNISMLLNFAVILLFFWVVSVENVVYGLLLSYITSLVMNGDLRAFSSRKEAMIITSEAELVRNYIVYTLHRGVTIFDARGGFNAAPRHVLITLLAPRQEILLKLFLKEHDPNAFLRLSVASEVLGKGFQKWEE